DNA from Rubripirellula lacrimiformis:
GAATCGCTTCGCCCGGCATGCTGGGTTGCAGGGATGCGACGGCCCACACCGATCCGTAAACATCCGTGATGCGAATCTGTGCATCGTCAGCCACTTCGTTGCTGCCGCCAAAGATGACGCCTTCTAGCCGCTCGATGGGGGCGGCGACGGAATCACCATCCAGAGTGAAATTGACTTTGCTGTCCGCGATACCTTCGACGATTCCCGAAACCGGGTCCAGTTTGTCGCCCGGTCGCCGGATCACCATCACGTCGCCACGAGTTTCTTTCTGTACCAGCCCCAACCACTGGGCATCGGTGGTGGCTGCGGCGGCGCGAAAGCGAATCGATTTGACCTGACGGACGGGGACGCGGATCGTACGTTGCCGGCTAGGTTCGACGTCCAGCCCGGCGTCCGACAAAGAGACATCCTGGGCCGCCACCCGCGATCCATCCAACAAAGTGACCTGATACCTCGGTCTGGTTTGCTCTTCGGTTTCGGCGGGCACGACCGACTGCAGATCCAGGAACGGAATCTCGCGATCCACCCCTTCGATGTCGATCGTCAACGATTGATCTTTGATCGCCCGCAGATCCCCCGACAAACGATCGCCTGAACTGGTCGTCACATCGATCGGCAGAACACTGACCAGGATCGCTAGCACGATTTGCCATCCAAACGACGTATTCCACGCGATGGCCGCGCAACCGGGGACAGCCGCTGCGGCCGAAAAGATTCCTATCATCGCGATCAATGCCAGCTCTCCCTACGGATCAAAGAATGACGGACCACCACGGGGTCGACCGTCGCCGCTGCATTCTAAGCCATTTTTTGATTTGCCGTAGCTTTGCTGGCCAATCCGGATGACCAATCGCTGGATCGGCCCCCGTTTGGCGATCGCCCGTCGCCCGCTCGCCTGATTCCGGTTGCCAGCTAGAATGTGCCCATGACGCTTACCAGCCACGCCATTGTATTGCTGGCCAAGTTGTTCAGTGGGTTTACGGTCCGTTGGGTCGACTGCCAGCCGGACACTTGCCAGCGAATCTATTTCGCCAACCACACCAGCCACCTAGACGCTGTCGTGTTGTGGTCGGCGCTGCCACGTGAACTTCGCGCGGTCACGCGGCCGGTTGCGGCCAAAGACTATTGGTCCACCGGCTGGTTCAAACCGCATCTGGCCCGCAGTTTCAATGCATTGCTGGTCGATCGCAAAGAGATCAAGGTTCACAAGAGCCCGATCGACATCATGTTGAAACAGATGGGCGATGTCTATTCGCTGATCATGTTCCCCGAGGGCGGTCGTTCGTCGGGCGAAGCCGACATGACGGATTTCAAAAGTGGCCTGTTCTACATGGCCAAAAAGCGGCCTGATTTGGAATTGGTGCCCGTCTATATCGACAATGTGAACCGGATTCTGCCGCGTGGCGAGGTTTTGCCCGTGCCGCTGCTGAGCTGCATCACGATTGGCCCCCCCATTTTCTTGGAAACCGGGGAACCGAAACACGATTTTCTGAGGCGGGCCCGGGCATCCGTCCAGCGGCTAAAAGATCTGTAGCAGCGAAAAATCGGCAACCGATCCGGTTCGCAGTCGGGGAAAGTGAACGGGAAAACGCAGCGATCAGAACCTTCCCTCCACTCGTCTCGTAGAAAAACGCCGCGTGCGTTCTCATTTCGGCCAAGCTGCGTCTACCAGACCTACTGTTTCCCCATCGCTGCCATGCCTGTCGACCGTGTCCCGTTGCTTGCCAGGCGTCTGGACCTCGTCCATCGCGATGCTGTTCCGTCGTGGGCAGTCCCGATCGGGGCCGTGGGCCAAACGCAAGTCAATTTGTCGTACGGTGTGTTCGTCGCCA
Protein-coding regions in this window:
- a CDS encoding NPCBM/NEW2 domain-containing protein — its product is MIGIFSAAAAVPGCAAIAWNTSFGWQIVLAILVSVLPIDVTTSSGDRLSGDLRAIKDQSLTIDIEGVDREIPFLDLQSVVPAETEEQTRPRYQVTLLDGSRVAAQDVSLSDAGLDVEPSRQRTIRVPVRQVKSIRFRAAAATTDAQWLGLVQKETRGDVMVIRRPGDKLDPVSGIVEGIADSKVNFTLDGDSVAAPIERLEGVIFGGSNEVADDAQIRITDVYGSVWAVASLQPSMPGEAIRMKLSSGIEHELPLDQMESMRFSSGITLLATEKPAGASMATFFPSKVSSDLTMAFFGPTTSGDSDLQIDGGGRVEYRVASGFEKFSGAVRRSTDVAAVGAVTVRILMDGKTVWEEALPDSQPRGFELDLGETRRLMIQVDSGDDGNLGDRVQIIRPRLLK
- a CDS encoding lysophospholipid acyltransferase family protein, which encodes MTLTSHAIVLLAKLFSGFTVRWVDCQPDTCQRIYFANHTSHLDAVVLWSALPRELRAVTRPVAAKDYWSTGWFKPHLARSFNALLVDRKEIKVHKSPIDIMLKQMGDVYSLIMFPEGGRSSGEADMTDFKSGLFYMAKKRPDLELVPVYIDNVNRILPRGEVLPVPLLSCITIGPPIFLETGEPKHDFLRRARASVQRLKDL